A portion of the Leptospira mtsangambouensis genome contains these proteins:
- a CDS encoding SRPBCC domain-containing protein, translated as MNGIYHKIGIRSSEKEVLNALTTKVGLSNWWTKEVDGNFSSGVSLVGNSIFFGFGHGNAMEMKVQEISTKHVLWECISGPEDWIGSHIDFQWDNGKAPDGGSMTILYFRHQDWKKESEFTAHCSMKWAIFLLSLRDSIELGMGRPSPNDIKIDDLN; from the coding sequence ATGAATGGAATATATCACAAAATAGGCATTAGATCTTCTGAAAAAGAAGTGCTGAATGCTCTCACTACAAAAGTAGGATTATCAAATTGGTGGACAAAGGAAGTCGATGGTAATTTTTCCTCAGGTGTATCCTTGGTTGGAAATTCAATATTTTTTGGATTTGGACATGGAAACGCTATGGAAATGAAAGTTCAGGAAATTAGTACCAAACATGTGTTATGGGAATGTATTTCTGGTCCAGAGGATTGGATTGGTTCTCATATTGATTTTCAGTGGGACAATGGCAAAGCTCCAGATGGAGGAAGTATGACAATTCTATACTTCCGTCATCAAGATTGGAAAAAAGAGTCCGAATTTACTGCTCATTGTAGTATGAAATGGGCAATCTTTTTGCTAAGTCTAAGAGATTCAATTGAACTGGGAATGGGTAGGCCATCGCCCAACGATATAAAAATTGATGACTTAAATTAA
- a CDS encoding XRE family transcriptional regulator gives MMKAKVKRNPIENLEKSLPAESIAKAKHKAEQMLFHINLAELRKLVGLRQEDITNFSQSGLSKLESRKDMKISTLIDYLDSLGMDLEIKARLRNKKDGKSKKEFVLLKAS, from the coding sequence ATGATGAAAGCAAAAGTAAAAAGAAATCCAATAGAAAATCTTGAAAAATCACTTCCTGCAGAAAGTATCGCAAAAGCGAAACATAAAGCTGAACAAATGCTTTTTCATATTAATCTCGCCGAATTACGAAAACTTGTCGGACTAAGACAAGAAGATATTACTAATTTTTCACAATCTGGACTCTCTAAACTCGAATCTAGGAAAGATATGAAAATTTCTACTCTAATTGATTATTTGGACAGTCTCGGAATGGATTTAGAAATAAAAGCAAGACTCAGAAATAAGAAAGATGGAAAGTCTAAAAAAGAATTTGTTCTCCTAAAAGCATCCTAA
- a CDS encoding SRPBCC family protein: protein MNPKVLRVEKRINAEPSKLFRAWLNPEDFSRWFISGEGIGIESVTLDARPGGKFLINMSLDGKILPHEGEYITIEEPTKLVFTWRSQATENRDTLVTITFQEIFDDLGKTTNDSRQKPKTLITLIQEELVTDIQVKMHEHGWTCILEGLDSWMGEYIK from the coding sequence ATGAATCCAAAGGTATTAAGAGTAGAAAAAAGAATTAATGCTGAACCATCAAAACTCTTTCGGGCATGGCTCAATCCAGAAGATTTTTCACGTTGGTTTATATCTGGTGAAGGAATTGGTATCGAATCTGTTACGTTAGATGCAAGGCCAGGTGGAAAATTTTTAATCAATATGTCCCTCGATGGAAAAATTCTCCCGCACGAAGGTGAGTATATAACGATAGAAGAACCTACTAAATTAGTATTTACCTGGCGTTCACAAGCTACGGAAAATAGAGATACACTGGTAACAATTACATTTCAGGAAATATTTGATGATCTTGGAAAAACTACAAATGATTCGAGGCAAAAACCAAAAACTTTGATAACTCTGATCCAAGAAGAACTTGTCACTGATATCCAGGTCAAAATGCATGAACATGGTTGGACTTGCATTCTTGAAGGTTTAGATTCTTGGATGGGTGAATATATAAAATAA
- a CDS encoding thioesterase family protein yields the protein MSQIFRKTLSTRHFDLDWNRHVTSRTYEKFGYDARCEVLKEYGYLIEQMLNENISYVPGSTYVRFLNQQFVNAEMTVETHVYRLEDGTLLWKQSVLGPDGKKACELETTSRLVQDGKNIHIENIPKINVPSYEFTIHPKPSTQNTVEHDYYIPFSDMNCFWNLPSDSIWKIFEEGRFLFFKEIVDLNLIKETDSTTFFMGGEIIIHKQPEPGSHVRILSWIESFEKIRFYFRQDIVDLQGNLLVSMKDEQLFVSLSSSRPRRAPAAFFDKIERFIE from the coding sequence ATGAGTCAAATTTTTCGTAAAACTTTATCTACTAGACACTTTGATTTGGACTGGAACCGCCATGTCACAAGTAGGACCTATGAAAAATTTGGTTATGATGCTAGGTGCGAAGTATTAAAAGAATACGGTTATCTTATAGAACAAATGTTAAATGAAAACATAAGTTATGTTCCTGGTTCCACTTATGTTCGTTTTCTAAATCAACAATTTGTAAATGCAGAGATGACAGTAGAAACTCATGTTTACAGATTGGAAGATGGAACACTCCTTTGGAAACAATCAGTTTTGGGACCAGATGGTAAAAAAGCCTGTGAATTAGAAACAACTTCTCGTTTGGTTCAGGATGGCAAAAACATCCATATCGAAAATATTCCCAAAATCAATGTTCCCTCTTATGAATTTACCATTCATCCTAAACCGAGCACACAAAATACCGTAGAACATGATTACTACATACCTTTTAGTGATATGAATTGTTTTTGGAATTTACCATCGGATTCAATTTGGAAAATTTTCGAAGAAGGTCGTTTTCTTTTTTTTAAGGAAATCGTTGATTTAAACTTAATTAAAGAAACAGACTCCACTACTTTTTTTATGGGTGGTGAAATTATCATCCACAAACAACCAGAACCAGGCTCTCATGTAAGAATCTTAAGTTGGATTGAAAGTTTTGAAAAAATTCGTTTTTATTTTAGGCAAGACATAGTTGATCTTCAAGGCAATTTATTAGTTAGCATGAAAGACGAACAACTGTTTGTCTCTCTTTCAAGTTCAAGGCCAAGGAGGGCACCTGCAGCTTTTTTTGATAAAATAGAACGATTTATTGAATGA
- a CDS encoding putative toxin-antitoxin system toxin component, PIN family has translation MRVTIDTNVIYQALRDNRGASHFILNLVENRRIELALSTPVFTEYSDVLLRDKSLSDLALSKKDINLVLDFLAFVATPFSINYLLRPNLTDENDNLFVELAFASNSRYLITSNIKDFNLKSELKFDSFKVITPTDFAKFWRLNYE, from the coding sequence GTGCGAGTTACTATTGATACAAATGTGATTTACCAAGCTCTTAGGGACAATAGAGGGGCTTCACATTTTATACTTAACTTAGTTGAAAACAGAAGAATTGAGTTAGCTTTATCTACGCCTGTCTTTACCGAATATTCAGACGTTTTATTAAGAGATAAGTCACTTTCTGATCTAGCTTTGTCAAAGAAGGACATCAATTTGGTTTTGGACTTCTTAGCTTTTGTGGCTACGCCTTTTTCTATCAACTATCTACTTAGACCTAATCTTACTGACGAAAATGACAATCTCTTTGTCGAACTTGCTTTTGCTAGTAACAGTAGATACTTAATTACTTCTAATATTAAGGATTTTAATCTTAAAAGTGAACTCAAATTTGATTCTTTTAAAGTTATCACACCTACTGATTTTGCTAAATTCTGGAGATTAAATTATGAATAA
- a CDS encoding DUF4256 domain-containing protein: MITKRKLSPKQIEELLNALKERFETNMNRHENLIWSEIQKKIETNSEKLWSLFEMERTGGEPDVIRYDQKRNQYIFYDCSKETPKDRRSLCYDRKALDSRKENKPKNNVFDLASAMGIELLTEEQYRELQTFGDFDTKTSSWILTPTNIRDLGGALFADFRYGQVFIYHNGAESYYAARGFRGSLLV; this comes from the coding sequence ATGATTACCAAACGGAAACTATCCCCGAAACAAATAGAAGAACTTCTCAATGCTTTAAAAGAGCGATTCGAAACGAATATGAATCGACATGAAAATTTAATATGGTCTGAAATACAAAAAAAGATAGAAACAAACTCCGAAAAACTTTGGTCCCTTTTTGAAATGGAAAGAACTGGCGGTGAACCGGATGTTATTAGGTATGACCAGAAAAGGAACCAATATATCTTCTATGATTGCTCGAAAGAAACTCCCAAAGATAGGAGAAGTCTTTGTTACGATCGAAAAGCATTGGATTCAAGAAAAGAAAATAAACCGAAGAATAACGTTTTTGATTTAGCTAGTGCAATGGGGATAGAATTGCTTACTGAAGAACAATACAGAGAACTACAAACTTTTGGAGACTTCGACACAAAAACATCTAGCTGGATTTTAACACCAACGAATATCAGAGATTTAGGTGGAGCTCTATTTGCAGACTTTCGATATGGCCAAGTATTTATCTACCACAATGGTGCTGAATCTTACTATGCAGCAAGAGGATTTCGTGGATCTCTCTTGGTTTAA
- a CDS encoding MepB family protein, with protein sequence MNQKSHFKKAPPAFLKNAQKTLFDPLKLIITNVFLEEESAEYNACHFQCNEKRITFRSAKVTPKKIGQFVTLWKRSQKGPIEPYHYKDKMDLYIIETQYKNHIGYFIFTKEILYEKGILFGKYEGKRGFRVYPTWDEPNNKQGISTKKWQLSYFLDKSEDKNDLDSLRSHLEIFIK encoded by the coding sequence TTGAACCAAAAATCTCATTTTAAAAAAGCACCTCCGGCATTTTTAAAAAATGCACAAAAAACATTATTTGATCCTTTAAAATTAATCATTACAAATGTCTTTTTAGAAGAAGAAAGTGCGGAATACAATGCCTGCCACTTCCAATGTAATGAAAAAAGAATAACCTTTCGAAGTGCTAAAGTTACTCCTAAAAAAATAGGACAATTTGTAACATTATGGAAGCGAAGTCAAAAAGGTCCCATTGAACCTTATCACTATAAAGACAAAATGGATTTATATATTATCGAAACTCAATATAAGAATCATATTGGATATTTTATTTTCACCAAAGAGATATTATATGAAAAGGGAATTCTTTTTGGTAAATATGAAGGAAAACGTGGATTTAGAGTTTATCCAACTTGGGATGAACCAAACAACAAACAAGGAATATCCACCAAAAAATGGCAATTGTCCTATTTTCTTGATAAGTCTGAAGATAAAAATGATTTAGATTCCTTGAGAAGTCATTTAGAGATTTTTATAAAATAA
- the vapB gene encoding type II toxin-antitoxin system antitoxin VapB, translated as MQTAKIFINGRSQAVRIPKEFQFKGDEVFIQKVGEAVILVPKNKAWNAFLDGLNGFSENFMNDGRNELPDSERDSI; from the coding sequence ATGCAAACAGCAAAAATCTTTATCAACGGAAGAAGCCAAGCAGTTAGAATTCCAAAAGAATTTCAATTTAAGGGAGATGAGGTCTTCATTCAAAAAGTTGGGGAAGCGGTTATTCTGGTTCCAAAGAATAAAGCATGGAACGCTTTTCTTGACGGTTTAAATGGTTTTTCAGAGAATTTTATGAATGATGGGAGAAATGAATTGCCTGATTCGGAAAGAGACTCTATATAA
- a CDS encoding SOS response-associated peptidase family protein → MSNLFINRLIPIENYRLEWENFLVPDTTEYQTYKQNSKLELAVKPNDVFWYIREKENSVLLSTGTWGTKQSIANRLITTTQSEHLYSSSLWKKFSANRCLIPVTAYFEWQMQRTGKKHKLKIEFKDKNSFFGGIWGPLPENLTWVTILTQTANEKTAEIHNYGDNKHRQPIVIRKENQRFWLNPKLNSESEIKKLITQFQENDITTEDLDYEQTLFD, encoded by the coding sequence ATGTCAAATTTGTTTATCAATCGTTTGATTCCTATAGAGAATTATCGATTGGAATGGGAAAATTTCTTGGTGCCTGACACCACCGAATATCAAACTTACAAACAAAATAGTAAACTTGAACTTGCAGTAAAGCCAAATGATGTCTTTTGGTATATAAGAGAAAAAGAAAATAGCGTTTTGCTCTCCACTGGAACATGGGGAACAAAACAGTCGATTGCAAATCGATTGATCACAACAACTCAATCAGAACATTTATACTCTTCATCTTTATGGAAGAAATTCTCAGCAAATCGATGTTTGATTCCAGTGACAGCTTATTTTGAATGGCAAATGCAAAGGACTGGAAAAAAACATAAGCTTAAAATTGAGTTTAAAGATAAAAACTCATTCTTTGGAGGAATTTGGGGACCATTACCAGAAAATTTGACTTGGGTCACGATTCTTACGCAAACTGCAAACGAGAAAACTGCAGAAATTCATAATTATGGGGATAATAAACATAGGCAACCCATCGTAATCAGAAAAGAAAACCAAAGGTTCTGGCTAAACCCCAAGTTAAACTCTGAATCAGAAATCAAAAAATTAATAACGCAGTTCCAAGAGAATGATATCACTACAGAAGATTTAGACTACGAACAAACATTATTCGATTGA
- the vapC gene encoding type II toxin-antitoxin system tRNA(fMet)-specific endonuclease VapC has protein sequence MFLLDTNICIFLIKKKNQFLLDKIKKNYNKGIFISTLTLAELEFGIQNSEQKEKNRISLIEFLTIFEILPFEEKDTQAFGIIKADLKRTGNLIGSIDALLASQAISRNLTFITNNTKEFKRVKNLNIEDWTQ, from the coding sequence ATGTTTCTTCTCGATACAAATATTTGCATTTTTCTCATTAAAAAGAAAAACCAATTTCTCTTAGATAAAATTAAAAAGAATTACAATAAAGGTATTTTCATTTCAACTTTAACACTCGCTGAATTAGAATTTGGAATTCAGAATAGTGAACAAAAGGAAAAAAATAGAATTTCACTCATTGAATTCCTTACCATTTTCGAAATATTACCTTTTGAAGAAAAAGACACTCAAGCCTTTGGAATCATTAAAGCAGATCTGAAAAGAACAGGTAATTTAATTGGTTCTATAGATGCTTTATTAGCTTCACAAGCCATTTCTAGAAATCTTACATTTATTACGAATAATACAAAAGAGTTCAAGAGAGTTAAAAATTTAAATATCGAAGATTGGACTCAATAA
- a CDS encoding LIC_13387 family protein, with translation MKSNWRIYTAIGLMIFFLIGHTIGSLTRKDLKLENSIQTLHAMETTFVELPSGLSNHTVDEFYQGMSFSLDASILLVIGLLIICLTDGQLQSRSKNKLLLFVIFWTTSISVLSFLYIFPVPAFTCLICAALLTLEWYKVQFSPKNV, from the coding sequence ATGAAATCAAATTGGAGAATTTACACGGCAATAGGATTAATGATTTTTTTTCTTATTGGTCATACAATCGGTAGTCTTACTAGAAAAGACTTAAAACTTGAAAATTCAATTCAAACCTTGCACGCGATGGAAACTACGTTTGTCGAACTGCCTAGTGGTTTATCAAATCATACAGTTGACGAATTTTATCAAGGTATGAGTTTTTCATTAGATGCATCGATCCTGCTTGTCATAGGACTTTTAATCATTTGTTTGACTGATGGGCAACTTCAGAGTCGGTCAAAAAACAAACTTCTTTTATTTGTAATCTTTTGGACCACAAGTATTTCAGTCTTAAGTTTTCTTTATATCTTTCCAGTCCCAGCTTTCACCTGTCTGATTTGTGCGGCTCTATTAACCTTAGAATGGTATAAAGTTCAGTTTTCACCCAAGAATGTTTAA
- a CDS encoding toxin-antitoxin system HicB family antitoxin, with translation MNKKNVLTIRIPEDLKERIEKTAATQGVSLNQFALYAFTRGISDIDTANLLKKRIQGKTKESIEDGFKKVMGKVGKKDKLPNWDKL, from the coding sequence ATGAATAAGAAAAATGTTTTAACTATTCGTATTCCTGAAGACTTGAAAGAGAGAATTGAAAAAACTGCTGCTACGCAAGGGGTTTCTCTTAATCAATTTGCTTTATACGCTTTTACAAGAGGTATAAGCGATATTGATACTGCAAACCTTCTCAAAAAACGAATTCAAGGAAAAACTAAAGAATCAATTGAAGATGGATTCAAGAAAGTTATGGGGAAAGTTGGAAAGAAAGATAAACTTCCTAACTGGGATAAGCTTTAA
- a CDS encoding ArsR/SmtB family transcription factor yields the protein MVELKKKEQILDRVFSALADHSRRQMLARLRKGSLSISELAEPFSMSFAGVAKHIEVLTEAQLIRKVRAPEDGRSFRLELQNQTLSEATEWITYHQEFWTNKLAKLEAFIEEKENESKGIKSRKKN from the coding sequence ATGGTTGAATTAAAAAAGAAAGAACAAATTCTAGATCGGGTTTTTTCTGCACTTGCTGATCATTCAAGAAGGCAAATGTTGGCAAGGCTTCGAAAAGGATCCTTGAGTATTTCTGAACTTGCTGAACCCTTTTCCATGTCCTTTGCTGGGGTTGCCAAACACATAGAAGTGCTGACTGAAGCGCAACTGATTCGAAAAGTTCGTGCTCCCGAAGACGGTCGTAGCTTTCGTTTGGAACTGCAAAATCAGACTCTTTCAGAAGCAACCGAATGGATCACTTATCACCAAGAGTTTTGGACAAACAAATTGGCAAAACTTGAGGCATTTATAGAGGAGAAGGAAAATGAATCCAAAGGTATTAAGAGTAGAAAAAAGAATTAA
- a CDS encoding LBF_2127 family putative lipoprotein, with product MKYLIIPTIAFLTLTSCSIDIRQLPGPKKNPNNQQTEYKKILTIRDLKISSNELSEIESAWKYILISYLKNDSFLNKNFLITDSNDLSKELFLVDITIKPNQKEERNYWWSIPVIYPITLIWPIHYRKLEYTVSIEYSISKNGKKIISDHFELKEFLEIYFYGLSRTFIFEEFIEDINKKAIEKCVSEISLYLYQF from the coding sequence ATGAAATATTTAATAATACCAACAATCGCTTTCCTAACTTTAACAAGTTGTTCAATTGATATTAGACAATTACCTGGTCCAAAAAAAAATCCTAACAATCAACAGACTGAATATAAAAAAATTCTAACAATCAGAGATTTAAAAATATCAAGTAATGAATTATCCGAAATAGAAAGTGCTTGGAAGTATATACTCATTTCATACTTAAAAAATGATAGCTTTCTAAATAAAAATTTTCTCATTACTGACTCCAATGACTTAAGTAAAGAGTTATTTTTAGTTGATATTACAATCAAACCAAATCAAAAAGAAGAAAGAAATTACTGGTGGAGCATACCTGTAATCTATCCGATAACGTTAATCTGGCCAATTCATTACAGAAAGTTAGAGTATACCGTTTCTATAGAATATTCAATATCGAAAAATGGGAAAAAAATTATTAGTGACCACTTTGAACTAAAAGAATTCTTAGAAATCTATTTCTATGGATTATCTAGAACTTTCATATTTGAAGAATTTATCGAAGATATTAATAAAAAGGCAATAGAAAAATGCGTATCCGAAATTTCATTATATCTTTATCAATTTTAA
- a CDS encoding type II toxin-antitoxin system RelE/ParE family toxin, translating to MWEIESTEEIDNWLRKLDLNTKEEILAHFYLLREKGPLLGRPFADSIQGSKIKNLKELRIQVKLKVIRIFFVFTEGRIGLLLAGGDKRGNDKRFYEQMIPMVEKIYKNWLIENGVNNDESKSKKKSNRKS from the coding sequence GTGTGGGAAATTGAATCTACTGAAGAAATAGATAATTGGCTTCGAAAACTCGATTTAAACACTAAAGAAGAAATATTAGCCCACTTTTATCTTTTACGAGAAAAAGGACCTCTACTCGGAAGACCTTTTGCTGATTCAATACAAGGTTCAAAGATTAAAAATCTCAAAGAACTTCGTATTCAAGTTAAGTTAAAAGTAATTAGAATCTTTTTCGTTTTTACAGAAGGTAGAATTGGCCTATTGCTTGCCGGTGGCGATAAAAGAGGAAATGATAAACGGTTTTATGAACAAATGATTCCGATGGTAGAAAAAATTTACAAAAATTGGTTAATCGAAAACGGGGTGAATAATGATGAAAGCAAAAGTAAAAAGAAATCCAATAGAAAATCTTGA
- a CDS encoding helix-turn-helix domain-containing protein — translation MKILSLKIRPELAQIIESIWWFESGVGIPSSDSSIVVPHSSAKLIVPVRGKLKTEEFDLTREYPISKILVTGIWDHPVSIRSSDFQINTLIFRFTTIGGYQIFPFPMHESTNKILYFTDIFGKSADKLEESLSNSNDPYQISDFIQEFLISSKILLNRENRIVNYVVDQIQLQKGQHLIQDIFEDIGYSKRYIDKLFLSYVGVSPKLVSSIERFQSIYKTWAKTDILHFQKLGLLDLYYDQAHFIKEFKKYTGQTPGRFSSNNNQFGKLFYKNL, via the coding sequence TTGAAAATATTATCACTTAAGATTCGCCCTGAACTGGCCCAAATTATTGAAAGTATCTGGTGGTTTGAAAGTGGGGTAGGAATTCCAAGTTCAGATAGTTCGATCGTTGTACCACACAGTAGTGCAAAGTTAATCGTTCCTGTTCGTGGAAAGCTAAAAACTGAAGAATTTGACTTAACGAGAGAATATCCAATATCAAAGATTTTGGTTACTGGGATATGGGATCATCCAGTTTCAATTCGATCATCAGATTTTCAAATCAATACACTTATTTTTCGATTTACCACTATTGGCGGTTATCAAATTTTTCCGTTCCCTATGCATGAATCAACCAATAAGATTTTATATTTCACCGATATTTTTGGTAAGTCAGCAGACAAATTAGAAGAATCATTAAGTAACAGTAACGATCCGTATCAGATTTCAGACTTCATTCAAGAATTCTTAATCTCCTCAAAAATTTTATTAAATAGAGAAAATCGAATCGTGAATTATGTAGTTGATCAAATACAATTACAAAAAGGACAGCATTTGATTCAGGATATTTTCGAAGATATCGGATACAGCAAACGTTACATTGATAAATTATTTTTATCTTATGTCGGTGTTTCCCCAAAATTAGTTTCTTCTATTGAAAGGTTTCAGTCTATCTACAAAACTTGGGCAAAAACGGATATCCTTCATTTTCAGAAACTAGGGTTGTTGGATTTATATTATGATCAGGCTCATTTTATTAAAGAATTTAAAAAATATACAGGCCAGACTCCTGGTCGATTTAGTTCCAACAACAATCAATTTGGTAAGTTATTTTATAAAAATCTCTAA
- a CDS encoding DoxX family membrane protein, with amino-acid sequence MKQIDLVFRMLLGIIFILFGSSKFYAFMPTPPMTPAAANFIAAIITTGYLWKLVGFLEICGGLLVIFPKTTTLGLMILAPIIVNITLYLGFLQYTIGPAPYIMILFLLSSSGLIAWQRRKQWLTLFYNHSL; translated from the coding sequence ATGAAACAAATTGATTTGGTTTTTCGTATGTTGTTAGGAATTATTTTTATTTTGTTCGGGAGTAGTAAATTTTACGCTTTTATGCCAACGCCACCAATGACACCCGCAGCAGCGAATTTTATTGCGGCCATCATTACCACCGGCTATTTATGGAAACTAGTTGGCTTTTTGGAAATTTGCGGAGGACTACTTGTCATCTTCCCAAAAACTACCACTCTTGGATTAATGATCTTAGCCCCCATCATTGTAAATATCACACTCTATTTAGGATTTTTGCAATATACGATTGGTCCTGCTCCGTACATCATGATATTGTTTTTGTTATCTAGCTCCGGTCTCATCGCATGGCAAAGAAGAAAACAATGGTTAACGTTGTTTTACAACCATTCGTTGTAA
- a CDS encoding MarR family winged helix-turn-helix transcriptional regulator, translated as MFLLDDQIGFNLNRVALLFRRELIRCLKEFQLSPEQWQVLAMLWQKDTLSQKQIIELTLQDAPSASKMIRRMELAGLIQVEVSKLDKRSTLISLSTKGKSLEKVLPKKILLHFEPILSTISEKNRKTFLNLLKDFRTVFGDETKK; from the coding sequence ATGTTTTTACTTGATGATCAAATCGGCTTTAATTTAAACCGAGTTGCGCTTCTCTTTCGAAGGGAATTGATACGTTGTCTCAAAGAATTCCAATTATCACCTGAGCAGTGGCAGGTATTAGCAATGCTTTGGCAAAAGGATACTTTGAGTCAAAAACAGATCATTGAATTGACCTTACAAGATGCACCATCTGCCTCGAAAATGATTCGTCGTATGGAATTGGCGGGTCTGATTCAGGTGGAGGTTTCTAAACTTGATAAAAGATCTACGCTGATCAGTCTTTCCACAAAAGGAAAATCATTAGAAAAGGTTTTACCAAAAAAAATCTTATTACACTTTGAACCAATCCTGAGCACAATTTCTGAAAAAAATAGAAAAACTTTTTTGAATTTATTAAAAGATTTTCGAACGGTTTTTGGTGATGAGACAAAGAAATAA
- a CDS encoding DMT family transporter — protein MNWIFLVVAGLFEVLFAFCLGKAKETSGYQTYYWYFGFLISLLISMGLLIKVTQVLPIGTSYAVWTGIGAVGTILIGVIFFKEPMEFWRIFFLSTLVISVIGLKFVSH, from the coding sequence ATGAACTGGATTTTCCTTGTAGTGGCCGGCCTTTTTGAAGTTTTATTTGCTTTTTGTTTAGGCAAAGCAAAAGAAACGTCCGGATATCAAACCTATTATTGGTATTTTGGCTTTTTGATTTCACTACTAATCAGCATGGGTTTACTCATCAAAGTAACCCAGGTCCTACCGATTGGAACCAGTTATGCGGTATGGACCGGAATCGGGGCTGTTGGGACAATTTTGATTGGGGTTATCTTTTTCAAAGAGCCAATGGAATTTTGGAGGATTTTTTTCCTTTCTACTTTAGTAATCTCTGTTATTGGACTTAAATTCGTATCACATTAA
- a CDS encoding glutathione S-transferase family protein gives MDMIELFEFSLSGNSYKIRLMLSFLNLKYESRIFNPVDKEHKSEKFLELNPFGQVPVLKDGNLILRDSQAILVYLARAYGESHWFPDDPIKSAEIVAWLSTAANEVSRGPSALRVHYLLGRTINLEEAKQVTENLLNLLEKRLSSRNWLAIDELSIADIAMYPYIALCHQGQVDLSEYKNIRKWMHRIEALPNYITMPGIEPQITKSIE, from the coding sequence ATGGATATGATTGAATTATTCGAATTTTCTCTTTCTGGAAATAGCTACAAAATAAGGCTAATGTTATCATTTTTAAATCTTAAATATGAAAGTCGAATTTTTAATCCAGTCGACAAAGAACATAAATCGGAAAAATTCCTAGAACTAAATCCTTTTGGTCAAGTTCCTGTTCTTAAGGATGGAAATTTGATCCTTCGAGATAGCCAAGCGATTTTAGTATATTTGGCTCGTGCTTATGGCGAGAGTCATTGGTTTCCTGATGATCCTATAAAGTCAGCCGAAATCGTTGCTTGGCTTTCCACTGCGGCCAATGAAGTATCTCGTGGTCCCAGTGCATTAAGAGTACATTATTTGCTTGGAAGAACAATTAATTTAGAAGAAGCAAAGCAGGTTACAGAAAATCTTCTCAATTTGTTAGAAAAAAGATTAAGTTCGAGAAATTGGTTAGCAATAGATGAATTGAGTATAGCTGATATCGCTATGTATCCTTATATCGCCCTGTGCCATCAAGGACAGGTAGATCTATCAGAATATAAAAATATAAGAAAATGGATGCATAGGATTGAAGCCCTGCCAAATTATATCACTATGCCTGGAATTGAGCCACAGATTACAAAATCAATCGAATAA